The Geothrix sp. DNA segment GAGGTGAGGAACCAGCGGTAGGCCGCCCGGATGAATCCACGCCCGAACCCCAGCAGGGCGCCCTCCTCCGCGGAGGAACAAGCCAGGTGCAGGGCGACCACCTCTGCGAGATCAGCGGGGGTGCCGGGGGAGATCTGGATGTTCAGCCCCTGTGGCGCCGGGGTTTCGAGCTCCCGGAACAGGGGGGAACCGAGCCGCCGGCAGATGTCCTCCCGCTCGGAAGCGAGGAGTTCCGGGAACGGCTGCCGTGCCAGCGGCAGCTTCCCGTTGGCGTGGAACCTCACCAGCCCTTCCGCCTTCTGCAGGTAGTCGCTCTTCGGGTAGAGGGCCGCCAGACCCCCAAAGCACCTGGAGACACCGTCGCCAACCCATGGGGCCAGACGGGGATGGAACACCACGCGCTGGCGGACGGGCCGGACCGAATAGCCGAGCCGCGCCTTGAACTGATCGACGCTGGGGGGGGCGTCCAGGGAGTGGAGGCCGTTGTGGATCAGGCGGACGCCCGCGTCCGCCGCGAGGGCCCGGGTGACCTCGAACAGGAGGGCGTTGTTCACCCGCTGCGGAAGGAATTCGGTGAGCGACTGCTGGTAGAGCATGTCGATGCAGTCGTCGATCCGCACGAACAGGAGGGAGGCCGCCAGCCGGCCTCCCACTTCCGCCCCCCAGGCCTCGAATCCATCGAGGTCCGCCGCCGCCCGGACCATGCGATCCCAGTGGGGGCGCCTGTGGCGGGAATGCCGCTGCTGGCGCGACCGCGTATCCCGCTCAAGGGGCCAGCCCTCGCTGGCGTAGCGCTCCAGTGGAATGGGCCCGACCTGACAGGCTTCGAGCCCCCGCCGGACCTTGGCGCGGATGGAGGCGTCCACGTCCTGGATTCCGTAGGCGAGCCGCTCGAAGACGATGTGGTAGCTGCAGGCGCCCTCGTCCGCCTCCAGATCCGTGGAGTAGCGGAGCCCGATGGCGTTCTCTTCGAAGAAGAAGTCGCGGAGCTCGTCCTCGGTGGGGCGGATCACCCAGTGGTAGGGAAAGGCCTGGAAGACCCGTGGCCCCGAATCGAACCAGTAGGAGCTCCGCGTGCGGACCACGCGATGACCCTGGCGCCGCAGCCATTCCGCAAAAATGTCCGGGGTCATCGCAGCCGATTCCGGGGAAGGTCCATGTCCGGTTCCTCAGGATAGGTGGAGGGAGTGCCTGAAGCGCGTCAGGGCCCCGGCGGGGATGCGGCGCAGGCATCCCACCGCGTGGGTCGCCCAGTCGCCGCCGTAGGGGATGTAGCAGCGCACGGTGCAGCCGTCGGCCAGGAGCCGTTCCTGCAGATCGGGCCTGACGCCGTACAGCATCTGGAACTCGAAGGCCTCCCTTCCGAGCCCTAGTCGCGCCTGCACGGCCAGGGTCCAGGCGATGGCAGCCTCGTCGTGTGTGGCGATGGCGGGCGAGACTCCCCGCAAGAGCAGCCGCTCGATGTCGCGGTTGAAGGCGGCGTCGACCTCCGCCTTGCTTCGGAAGACCTGGCTTGCGGGTTCCCGGTAGCCGCCCTTCACCAGCCGGATGCTCGCCTTCCGGTCCAGCAGGCGGTCCAGGTCGCCCGCCCGGTGCCGCAGGTAGGACTGGATGACCAGACCGACCGTCCCGTTCCCAAAGCGATCCTGCATCTCCTCGAACACCCGGAGGGTCGTCTCCACATAGTTCGATTCCTCCATGTCGATCCGCACGAACCCCCCGGTTCCCGCGGCGCATTCCAGGATCCGCCGGAGCTGGAGCTGGCAGTAGGCCGGGTCCAGGTCGAGGCCGATCTTCGTGAGCTTGATCGAGACATTCGAATCGAGGCCTTCCTCGCGGATCCGCACCAGGGCGTCCATGGCCTGCTGGGCCGCCCCCTCCGCTTCCGCCAGGTCCAGCACATGCATCCCGTGGAAATTCAGCGTGGTCTTGAGCCCCCGGGCGTTCGCACCGCGAGCCGCGGCCAGGGCGGAGGCCAGATCCTCCCCGCCCACGAAGCGGCCCGCCAGCTCCCTGACGATCGGGGTGCTCATGACGAGCTTCCTGAACCAGGCCTGCCTGGCGAGGATCTGGGCGGCTTTCCGGATCATGGTGCCTCAGAGGGGCGGATCGCCCAGGGGGCGTCAGTTCGGGATGGGCTTGGAAATGAGGAAGGGACCGAGGGCCAGGTGGAGCAGGCCCGATCGCTGCATCACGTCGATGGCGTCAGCCGGGGAGGAGACGATGGGCTCGCCGTGGATGTTGAAGGAGGTGTTCATGATCGCCCCCCGTCCCGTCCTCTCCCGGAACCGTTCCAGGATGCGGTGGTAGGGGCGGTTCTGCGCCGATGTCACCACCTGGGGGCGGATGGTCCCGTCCTCGGGATGGCAGGCGGCCTTGACCTCCTGCGTGTTCCGGGAGTCGAAGGCCAGGATCATGTAGGGGGCCGTGAAGCCCTTGGGGTTGTGGATGTAGCGGTCGGCGCATTCGGCCATCACCGAGGGCGCGAAAGGCATCCAAAAATCGCGACACTTGATGGCGTTGTTCACGGTGCGAACCACCTCGGGGGAAGTCGGGTCCGCCAGGATCGAGCGGTTGCCCAGGGCGCGGGCGCCGAACTCCTCGCGGCCCTGGGCGCGGGCCACCACCTGGCCGCGGCTCAGGAGCTCCGCGATGGCGTCCTCCAGGTCCTCCGGCCGCGCCACGGTCCAGCCCAGCGCATGGGCCCGGTCGGCGGACGCCTGATACTCGGCTGCGGAGGGCTCGGGCCCGAGGTAGAGCGATTCGAGGGGTTGGATGGTATCGGCCTGGCCGAGGTCCGAAAGGTGGGCCCAGGCGGCGCCCAGGGCGTTGGTCTCGTCGCCGCAGGAGGGGAACACGAACAGGTCATCCACCTCGGGCAGTTCGCCGATGGCCTTGTTCAGCTTCACGTTCATGAAGACGCCGCCGGAGAGGTGCAGCTTCCTGCGCCCTGTCTTCTTCAGCCAGCCGCGCACCCACGCCGTGAGGAACTCCTCCGTGAAGCTCTGGAGTCCGGCGCAGACGTAGTCGAAGCGGGTGAACTCCAGGCGTTTGCGCCAGTACTCGTAGGAGTGGGTCGTGTCGGGCACGCCCGGTGCCCGCCGCCAGGAACCGTCTGTGAGTTCGAAGGCGCTGGCGAACACCCGCTTGATCTTCTCCACGCGGTCGCCGCTGGCATAGGGCGCCATGCCCATGAGCTTGTACTCGTGTTCCATGGGCACCATGCCCATGTAGGCCGTGATGACCTCCCAGAGGTTTCCGATGGATTCATCCTCGTGGATGGTGGCGAGCCGCTCCAGCCGTCCTCCGGGCCCGGGCAGGGAGACCGTGGCACAGAGCGAATCCCCCGCGCCATCGACCGTGATGACCAGGGCCTCCTCGTCCACGCCCCGACCGAAGTGGGCCGTGGCAGCATGGCAGCGGTGATGCTCGATGGTGAAGACCGCCTTGCGGTCCACGCCATGCGCGACGAGGCGCTCGATCTGGCGCTCGCGACGCCAGCGGTGGACCATTCCGCGCACCGGGGTCTTCTGGAGCAGGCGCTTCACCTGCCCGGCGAACGTCGCAGCCTCTTTGTAGCCCCGGATGCGATTCGCCGCCTCGTTGCTGCTGGAGGTCGTGTCGGCGTAGGATCCGTAGCCTCCGAAGACATAGGCGTCGACCTCCTGCCAGGAGAACCCGTGGCTCTCCAGCAGCCGGCCGATCGCCTGCTCCGGGAATCCGCGCCGGTTCTTCTCCCGGGTCGGGCGCTCCTCCTGCAGGGCGCCGAGAAGGCGACCATCACACAGCAGCGCGGCGGAAGCTGTATGGCTCGGATTGATTCCACAGATCAACATGCCTGGGCTCCCGGTTGGCTGAAGTTGCAGCTGGGTCGGAGGGGGATCGGTCTCCGCGGCGGTTGAGGAAGGCGGGGTTCATCGCGACGAAGGACTTTGGGAAGGAGCGGCCTGAGGATGGCTATGATGACATCAGCGGATTGCGAGAAGAGTGATGTTTTTTCGCGATTAATTACACTCAGAAATGATGTCTGCTGTAAAAGAATCAGGATGAACCAAGACGACGCCCGCCCACCCCTGGCCCACGCCTCCGAGGCCTCCGGCAGGCTTCATCCCGGCCTGGGCCACCAAACCGGGCCGGGAATCCGGGACCGGTCCATTCTTTCCCCGGGGACTACCGCCCAGCGGAGACTCCAACCTGGAGTTGACAGGCCCCGTGGTATGGCGGGAAGAATGGACACCCTTCATCGGACACCCCGGTCCAGACTCAGCGGATTCCCCTTGCGCCAGCCTTCCCGCCAGTCCCCCGGCCCCCCGTCCTCCGGGCCCCGCGCCGTCGGCCGGTGGCCCGGGGAGATCCAGTCGGCTGGTCGCCCCGACGGCCGGGGATGGCGCAGGTGGAGATCCGTGGCAGGCCCTTGCAGGGAGGGCCGATGAACGCGGACGTCTTCGCCGAGTGGATGCGCCGCCAGGGCTACCGCGTCGTGCGGACCGAGAGCAGCTACTGGTACAACGCGGCCCCGGGCGTGCTCCAGGCCTTTCCCTACCATTGGGTGATCACCCCCTCCGCCTCGGAGATCCGCCCCCTGATGATGCGGCACGGCATCCTCGCGGTCCGCTACTCGACCCCCTTCGAGTTCACGCATGGCGTGGCGAGCTATCACATCACCCTCCGCGAGCCCTACTCCCTCGACCAGCTGAAGGCCCAGGCCCGCAATGGCGTGAAGACCGGCCTGGACCACTTCCAGATCGAGCGGATCCCCTTCGAACGGCTGGCCACGGAGGGATGGCTTCTGCAGCAGGACACCCTTGACCGGCAGGGGCGGCTCCGGAGCATGACCCGCGAAACCTGGGAACGCCTCTGCCGGTCGGCCTCCGATCTCGATGGCTTCGA contains these protein-coding regions:
- a CDS encoding proline dehydrogenase family protein, translated to MIRKAAQILARQAWFRKLVMSTPIVRELAGRFVGGEDLASALAAARGANARGLKTTLNFHGMHVLDLAEAEGAAQQAMDALVRIREEGLDSNVSIKLTKIGLDLDPAYCQLQLRRILECAAGTGGFVRIDMEESNYVETTLRVFEEMQDRFGNGTVGLVIQSYLRHRAGDLDRLLDRKASIRLVKGGYREPASQVFRSKAEVDAAFNRDIERLLLRGVSPAIATHDEAAIAWTLAVQARLGLGREAFEFQMLYGVRPDLQERLLADGCTVRCYIPYGGDWATHAVGCLRRIPAGALTRFRHSLHLS
- a CDS encoding GNAT family N-acetyltransferase; its protein translation is MTPDIFAEWLRRQGHRVVRTRSSYWFDSGPRVFQAFPYHWVIRPTEDELRDFFFEENAIGLRYSTDLEADEGACSYHIVFERLAYGIQDVDASIRAKVRRGLEACQVGPIPLERYASEGWPLERDTRSRQQRHSRHRRPHWDRMVRAAADLDGFEAWGAEVGGRLAASLLFVRIDDCIDMLYQQSLTEFLPQRVNNALLFEVTRALAADAGVRLIHNGLHSLDAPPSVDQFKARLGYSVRPVRQRVVFHPRLAPWVGDGVSRCFGGLAALYPKSDYLQKAEGLVRFHANGKLPLARQPFPELLASEREDICRRLGSPLFRELETPAPQGLNIQISPGTPADLAEVVALHLACSSAEEGALLGFGRGFIRAAYRWFLTSPGTLVLVARSGDRLVGLTALSDRPYGRPLLRACRWQAMLGFLRRPWLAARPDWWSRLGPSVPSAARPCGGAAQIAFTCVAAEVRGCGIGRGLKQASIRACLEWGAESINTGVRRENARARALNEQAGFVEVPELSSERLVHLRLTLDPQEGRGRT
- a CDS encoding carbamoyltransferase C-terminal domain-containing protein, with protein sequence MLICGINPSHTASAALLCDGRLLGALQEERPTREKNRRGFPEQAIGRLLESHGFSWQEVDAYVFGGYGSYADTTSSSNEAANRIRGYKEAATFAGQVKRLLQKTPVRGMVHRWRRERQIERLVAHGVDRKAVFTIEHHRCHAATAHFGRGVDEEALVITVDGAGDSLCATVSLPGPGGRLERLATIHEDESIGNLWEVITAYMGMVPMEHEYKLMGMAPYASGDRVEKIKRVFASAFELTDGSWRRAPGVPDTTHSYEYWRKRLEFTRFDYVCAGLQSFTEEFLTAWVRGWLKKTGRRKLHLSGGVFMNVKLNKAIGELPEVDDLFVFPSCGDETNALGAAWAHLSDLGQADTIQPLESLYLGPEPSAAEYQASADRAHALGWTVARPEDLEDAIAELLSRGQVVARAQGREEFGARALGNRSILADPTSPEVVRTVNNAIKCRDFWMPFAPSVMAECADRYIHNPKGFTAPYMILAFDSRNTQEVKAACHPEDGTIRPQVVTSAQNRPYHRILERFRERTGRGAIMNTSFNIHGEPIVSSPADAIDVMQRSGLLHLALGPFLISKPIPN